The Vibrio echinoideorum DNA window GAACCGTCTGCCGCGTGAGCTTCTGTTGGTAGGATTTCATTCTTGAAACGACCTTCAACCGTTGCTGCTTGAGCTCTAGCGTGTGAGCGTGCTGCGAATGCGTCTTGATCTTCACGGCTAATACCGTGCATTTTACCAAGCATCTCAGCCGTTAGACCCATCATTCCTGCTGCTTTTGCTACGTGCTTAGACATGCCTGGGTGGAAATCAACACCGTGGTTCATTGGCACATGGCCCATGTGTTCTACACCACCGATCAGGCAGATTTCAGCATCGCCAACCATGATAGAGCGGGTTGCATCATGCAGAGCTTGCATAGATGAGCCACATAAACGGTTGACCGTTACCGCACCAATCTCAATCGGGAGACCAGCAAGCAAAGCAGCGTTACGTGCGACGTTGAAGCCTTGCTCTAGCGTTTGTTGTACACAACCCCAGTAAATGTCTTCAATTTCGACAGGGTTTACTTCTGGGTTGCGCTCTAAAATGCCTTTCATCAAATGTGCCGACAGATCTTCAGCACGAGTGTGACGGAAAGCTCCACCTTTGGAACGTCCCATTGGGGTGCGAAGGCAATCAACAACAACTACATTATTCATTTTGCTATTCCTTTTCCAAATGTGGGTTACAGAGAACTGGCTTGTTGGCCGTCGTAAAAGCTTTCGCCTTTCGCTGCCATATCAAGCAATAGTTGAGGAACTTGGTACATTGCACCTAAGTCTTGGTAGCTCTTCGCCATTTCAACGAAGTTACCAATACCCACACTGTCTAAGTAGCGGAATACGCCGCCTCTGAATGGAGGGAAGCCTAAACCGTAAACTAATGCCATATCCGCTTCTTGCGGTGTAGCAATGATGCCTTCTTCTAAACAAAGCACCACTTCGTTGATCATTGGAATCATCACACGCTGGATAATGGTCTGGTCATCAAAGTCTTGTGGCTGTTGGCATACATCAGCCAGGATAGGAAGAATGTCTTCTGAGAAGGTTTTCTTAGGACGACCGCGTTTGTCTACGCTGTATGTGTAGAAACCACTACCGTTCTTCTGACCGTATTTTTCAGCGATGTAAAGCGCGTCAATCGCATCACGGCCTTCTTTACCCATACGCTCAGGGAAACCTTGCGCCATTACTGCTTGTGCATGGTGTGCTGTGTCTAAACCAACAACGTCGAGCAGATACGCAGGGCCCATTGGCCAACCGAACTTACGTTCCATGACTTTATCTATTTTAGTGAAGTCAGCACCGTCGCGTAGCAACATGCTGAAACCGCCAAAGTAAGGGAAAAGTACACGGTTTACGAAGAAGCCAGGGCAGTCATTAACAACGATTGGGGATTTACCCATTTTGGCTGCGTAAGCAACTACGCGATTAATGGTTTCTTCTGAAGTATGCTCGCCACGGATGATCTCAACCAAAGGCATGCGGTGTACAGGGTTAAAGAAGTGCATGCCACAGAAGTTTTCTGGGCGCTTTAAAGATTTCGCCAGCAGGTTGATCGGAATCGTTGAGGTATTTGATGTTAGAACCGTGTCTTCACCAACTAGGCCTTCAACTTCACTCAGTACTGCTGCTTTTACTTTCGGGTTTTCTACAACCGCTTCCACAATCACATCAGATTGTTCAACACCAGCATAATGCAAGCTTGGAGTAATAGAAGACAGAATACCTGCCATCTTGAATCCATCTAGGCGACCGCGTGATAAACGTTTATTCAATAGCTTAGATGCTTCGTTCATACCAAGATCAAGAGACGCCTGTGCGATGTCTTTCATCATTACTGGCACGCCTTTCAGCGCAGATTGGTAAGCAATACCGCCACCCATGATGCCAGCACCGAGTACGGCAGCACGCTCAGTTGCTTTATTTGCAGATCTACCAGCCTGTTTTGCTAAGCCTTTAATGTATTGGTCATTAAGGAATAAGCCAACAAGAGCTTTTGCTTCTTCTGATTTCGCTAGTTTAACGAAGTGTTTACGTTCGATGTCTAATGCCGCATCGCGATCGCTACGTGCTGCTTCTTCAATAGCAATAACTGAAGTAATTGGCGCTGGGTAATGAGGGCCTGCTTTTTGAGCTACAAGGCCTTTAGCCATGGTAAAGCTCATCATTGCTTCTAACTTACTCAGTGATAGCGCTGATGTTTTTTGTTTACGACGTAGCTGCCAATCGATTTTTTCATTTGCAGCCAGTGAAACAGTATTAATCGCTGACTCTAATAGTTTGTCTGTATCAACAATCGCATCTAACAAGCCAATCTTAAGCGCTTCATCTGCGCGGCATGCTTTGCCTTGCGTGATAATTTCCATTGCGCTGTCTGCACCGATAACACGAGGTAGGCGCACACAACCGCCAAAGCCAGGCATGATACCCAGTTTTGTTTCTGGTAGACCTATGCTGGTGGTTTTGTCACCAATACGGAAGTCCGTTGCGAGTACGCATTCACAGCCACCGCCAAGAGCATGGCCACGCATCATTGAAAGAGTTGGTACAGGAAGATCTTCGAGCTTACTAAAGATTGAATTAGCGAATCTTAACCATTCATCAAGTTCTGCTTCTGGCTTAGCAAATAGGCCAAGAAATTCAGTGATGTCTGCGCCTACAATGAACGCGTCTTTGTTTGAAGTTAAGATTAAACCACGTAATCCTGCGTGAGCATTAAGAGCATCTAACGCTTTGTCTAGTGATTCTAAAGTAGCGAGGTCGAGTTTGTTTACAGAGGCCGGCGCGCAGAAGCTTAGTTCAGCGATACCATCTTGTAATTCCTTTACCTGTAGGGTGTTAGCTTGGTAAATCATTGTCTATCTCCATGACATACAATCCACGATTGTTTGAGAGAATCTTGTTATCTTTCTATTATTGTAGAACACCTGGTAAGACCAGTTATCTTAGTCTGTACCTCTGCCTGATTAATTTCAATACATTTTTTAAACAATTGTTTAACATTGTGCGATAGCACAGATCCTCTAACCGTTATTATTCACGCGTGATACACTTCGCCGCTCTTAATAATTAAGTCAACGATATGAATGAACAGCCCTATTTAATACCGTCAGCATCGGCTCTGTTTGAAGAAGAGATTAAAAAGAGCGTATTCATTACTCAGCTTGCTCATACACCAAGTGTAGAAGTTGCTAAACAGTTCGTAGAGCAGGTAAAAAAAGAGCATTCTTCAGCACGACATAATTGTTGGGGGTTTGTGGCAGGGCGACCGGAAGACTCTATGAAATGGGGTTTTAGTGATGATGGCGAACCTTCCGGTACCGCTGGTAAGCCTATCTTGGCGCAGTTATCGGGTTCAGGTGTTGGTGAATTAACGGCTGTTGTGACTCGTTATTCTGGCGGAATCAAGCTCGGAACGGGTGGTTTGGTTAAGGCTTACGGTGGAGGAGTACAACAAGCTCTCAAGCTGCTTCAAACTATCGAGAAAAAAATAACCACAAAATTACGGCTAGAGTTAGACTATAGCTTCGTGCCAATTGCACAATCTATTATGGCTCAGCATCAGGCTGTTGAGGTCCAAGCGGATTATGGTGTTCAAGTTGAGCTTATCATTGAGATAGAGCTCCTGCAGGTAGATTCGTTTACCCAGACCATGATCAATAAAAGCGGTGCCAAGGCACTGGTAACGAAAGTTAAAGACAACTAGGAAGTTTGAAGCATTTCGCTTCGTTCAATAGCTCATGCAATTTCGCTCAATTATTCGAATCGTCGGATTATTATTAGCACTTTTTAGTGTATCAATGCTCGCACCTGCGCTCGTCGCACTTATCTATAGAGATGGTGCGGGTGTGCCATTTGTGACGACTTTTTTCGTTCTATTATTCTGTGGGGCAACTTGTTGGTTTCCCAACCGACGATATAAACATGAGTTGAAAGCGCGTGATGGCTTTCTTATTGTTGTGTTGTTTTGGACGGTAATCGGCAGTGCGGGCGCATTGCCGTTTTTGATCGCCGATAACCCGAACGTTTCGGTTACCGATGCTTTCTTCGAATCGTTTTCTGCATTAACAACTACAGGTGCAACAGTTATTGTTGGCCTCGATGACCTACCTAAGGCAATTCTATTTTACCGCCAGTTCCTGCAATGGTTCGGTGGTATGGGTATCATCGTATTGGCGGTCGCCATCCTTCCTGTTCTCGGTATTGGTGGTATGCAGTTATATCGAGCTGAAATCCCAGGCCCAGTCAAAGACAGTAAGATGACTCCGCGTATTGCTGAAACTGCGAAAGCACTTTGGTATATCTACCTGAGTTTAACTATTGCCTGTGCCGTGGCGTTTTGGCTTGCCGGTATGAGTTTCTTTGATGCTATCAGCCATAGCTTCTCTACGATTGCGATTGGTGGCTTCTCGACTCACGATGCGAGCATGGGCTATTTCAACAGTCCTGCTATCAACATGATTACGGTCGTGTTCCTCCTTATATCAGCATGTAACTATTCACTTCACTTTGCGGCATTTGCTTCAGGTGGTGTGCATCCTAAGTATTATTGGAAAGATCCTGAGTTTCGCGCCTTTATCTTTATTCAAGTTGTACTGTTCTTAGTTTGTTTCTTATTGCTACTTAATCATCACTCTTACGATTCGTATTACGATGCTTTCGATCAAGCGCTGTTCCAGACAGTATCTATTTCAACAACCGCAGGCTTCACCACCACCGGTTTTTCTGAGTGGCCACTATTCTTGCCCGTTTTGCTTCTGTTCTCTTCCTTTATTGGTGGGTGTGCAGGTTCAACAGGCGGTGGTATGAAAGTCATTCGAATCTTATTGCTTACTCTGCAAGGTGCTCGTGAAATGAAGCGCCTTGTTCATCCCCGTGCTGTCTATACCATCAAGGTTGGCGGGTCAGCATTACCACAAAGAGTCGTGGATGCGGTTTGGGGCTTTTTCTCTGCGTACGCATTGGTTTTTGTGGTTTGTATGTTGGCTCTTATTGCTACAGGGATGGATGAGCTAAGTGCTTTTTCTGCTGTGGCGGCGACATTGAATAACCTTGGCCCTGGTCTTGGTGAAGTTGCAATGCATTTTGGCGATGTAAATGACAAAGCAAAGTGGGTGTTGATCGTATCTATGCTGTTTGGGCGTTTAGAAATATTCACCTTATTAATTTTATTGACCCCTACGTTTTGGCGTAGCTAAGGACATATTGTGGCAAAAGCTCTATTTTTGTATTCAAGCCGTGAAGGTCAGACCAAGAAAATCTTGGACTATATAAAAGAAGAAATGAATGAGTTCGAATGTGAGCTTCAAGATCTGCACACTATTGGTAATGTCGACTTTGCTCAATACGATAGAGTGTTGATTGGCGCTTCTATTCGTTATGGCCACCTTAATAAGAAGCTATATCAGTTTATTGATGCCAACCTTGATCAGCTGCAATCAAATAAGGTTGCCTTCTTTTGCGTTAACTTAACGGCTCGTAAAGAAGATCAAGGTAAAGATACCCCCGAAGGTAGTGCTTATATAAAGACGTTTCTTAAAAAATCACCATGGCAGCCAACTTT harbors:
- the fadA gene encoding acetyl-CoA C-acyltransferase FadA, producing the protein MNNVVVVDCLRTPMGRSKGGAFRHTRAEDLSAHLMKGILERNPEVNPVEIEDIYWGCVQQTLEQGFNVARNAALLAGLPIEIGAVTVNRLCGSSMQALHDATRSIMVGDAEICLIGGVEHMGHVPMNHGVDFHPGMSKHVAKAAGMMGLTAEMLGKMHGISREDQDAFAARSHARAQAATVEGRFKNEILPTEAHAADGSLFTLDYDEVIRPETTVEGLSQLRPVFDPANGTVTAGTSSALSDGASAMLIMSEEKANALGLKIRARVKSMAIAGCDPSIMGYGPVPATKKALKRAGLTIEDMGVIELNEAFAAQSLPCAKDLGLLDVVDEKVNLNGGAIALGHPLGCSGSRISTTLINLMEAQDVKYGLATMCIGLGQGIATVFERP
- the fadB gene encoding fatty acid oxidation complex subunit alpha FadB, with translation MIYQANTLQVKELQDGIAELSFCAPASVNKLDLATLESLDKALDALNAHAGLRGLILTSNKDAFIVGADITEFLGLFAKPEAELDEWLRFANSIFSKLEDLPVPTLSMMRGHALGGGCECVLATDFRIGDKTTSIGLPETKLGIMPGFGGCVRLPRVIGADSAMEIITQGKACRADEALKIGLLDAIVDTDKLLESAINTVSLAANEKIDWQLRRKQKTSALSLSKLEAMMSFTMAKGLVAQKAGPHYPAPITSVIAIEEAARSDRDAALDIERKHFVKLAKSEEAKALVGLFLNDQYIKGLAKQAGRSANKATERAAVLGAGIMGGGIAYQSALKGVPVMMKDIAQASLDLGMNEASKLLNKRLSRGRLDGFKMAGILSSITPSLHYAGVEQSDVIVEAVVENPKVKAAVLSEVEGLVGEDTVLTSNTSTIPINLLAKSLKRPENFCGMHFFNPVHRMPLVEIIRGEHTSEETINRVVAYAAKMGKSPIVVNDCPGFFVNRVLFPYFGGFSMLLRDGADFTKIDKVMERKFGWPMGPAYLLDVVGLDTAHHAQAVMAQGFPERMGKEGRDAIDALYIAEKYGQKNGSGFYTYSVDKRGRPKKTFSEDILPILADVCQQPQDFDDQTIIQRVMIPMINEVVLCLEEGIIATPQEADMALVYGLGFPPFRGGVFRYLDSVGIGNFVEMAKSYQDLGAMYQVPQLLLDMAAKGESFYDGQQASSL
- a CDS encoding YigZ family protein, translating into MNEQPYLIPSASALFEEEIKKSVFITQLAHTPSVEVAKQFVEQVKKEHSSARHNCWGFVAGRPEDSMKWGFSDDGEPSGTAGKPILAQLSGSGVGELTAVVTRYSGGIKLGTGGLVKAYGGGVQQALKLLQTIEKKITTKLRLELDYSFVPIAQSIMAQHQAVEVQADYGVQVELIIEIELLQVDSFTQTMINKSGAKALVTKVKDN
- a CDS encoding TrkH family potassium uptake protein; this translates as MQFRSIIRIVGLLLALFSVSMLAPALVALIYRDGAGVPFVTTFFVLLFCGATCWFPNRRYKHELKARDGFLIVVLFWTVIGSAGALPFLIADNPNVSVTDAFFESFSALTTTGATVIVGLDDLPKAILFYRQFLQWFGGMGIIVLAVAILPVLGIGGMQLYRAEIPGPVKDSKMTPRIAETAKALWYIYLSLTIACAVAFWLAGMSFFDAISHSFSTIAIGGFSTHDASMGYFNSPAINMITVVFLLISACNYSLHFAAFASGGVHPKYYWKDPEFRAFIFIQVVLFLVCFLLLLNHHSYDSYYDAFDQALFQTVSISTTAGFTTTGFSEWPLFLPVLLLFSSFIGGCAGSTGGGMKVIRILLLTLQGAREMKRLVHPRAVYTIKVGGSALPQRVVDAVWGFFSAYALVFVVCMLALIATGMDELSAFSAVAATLNNLGPGLGEVAMHFGDVNDKAKWVLIVSMLFGRLEIFTLLILLTPTFWRS
- the hemG gene encoding menaquinone-dependent protoporphyrinogen IX dehydrogenase, which gives rise to MAKALFLYSSREGQTKKILDYIKEEMNEFECELQDLHTIGNVDFAQYDRVLIGASIRYGHLNKKLYQFIDANLDQLQSNKVAFFCVNLTARKEDQGKDTPEGSAYIKTFLKKSPWQPTLIGVFAGALYYPRYNWFDKTMIRFIMNMTGGETDTTKEVEYTNWEKVSLFSEKLQSM